The Armatimonadota bacterium nucleotide sequence CGGCCGCATCGTCAGGAAGTTCCCGGGGGCGGTGGTGACGTGGCGACCGTGGGAGGAGGCTATCGAGCAGCTGCTGGGGGACGCGGGGGCAAGGTAGCCAGGGGACGGGGAAAGGCGATAGCCCCCCGGGCGGTCGACTCCTGGTTGGCACTACTGGCCGGCACCGGCGTGCTGCTCTCCGGATACCTGGTGGCTACGCGGGCGCTGCACGCGCCGGCGTACTGCCCGGCAGGATCTGGCTGCGACATCGTGCAATCCAGCCGCTACGGCGTGCTATTCGGTATCCCCGTCAGCGTCCTGGGGCTACTTTTCTACGGGTTCCTGCTGGCGCTGGCCCTGCGCCGCCTCACCCATGTGGCCCGCTTTGCGCTGTTGCTCCCCACGGCCTCCGCAGGCGTTGCCGCATCGGCGGTGTTCGTGGGTATCCAGCAGCTGGTCGTGCGCGCCACCTGCACTCTCTGTCTGCTATCCGCCTTCCTCGCCCTGGGCATCCTGACCCTGGCGCTGGTCCGCCGACCGCGTCCGGCATCCGCCGGCTCGTGGTTGTGGAGCGGCGGTGCCGCGCTGGCCGTGGTTGCCCTCCTGGCGGTGGGCTATGGGCGCTCGGCCCCGGGGCCGGCGGTCAGTGGGTATGCCGAGGGGCTGGCCCGCCACCTGGCCGCCAGCGGGGCGCGCTTCTACGGCGCCTACTGGTGCCCGCACTGCCAGGACCAGAAGGCCATCTTCGGGCGGGCGGCCCGCGCGCTCCCCTACATCGAATGCGACCCTCGCGGCGTTG carries:
- a CDS encoding vitamin K epoxide reductase family protein; the encoded protein is MALLAGTGVLLSGYLVATRALHAPAYCPAGSGCDIVQSSRYGVLFGIPVSVLGLLFYGFLLALALRRLTHVARFALLLPTASAGVAASAVFVGIQQLVVRATCTLCLLSAFLALGILTLALVRRPRPASAGSWLWSGGAALAVVALLAVGYGRSAPGPAVSGYAEGLARHLAASGARFYGAYWCPHCQDQKAIFGRAARALPYIECDPRGVAAQPQACISAGIRAYPTWDIGGKRYEGFLSLDELARLSGYPPPGGGQ